The DNA sequence GGCGCAGTCGGCGCGGATCCGCGGTGCACCGGGGGTGGCCGCGGAACTGCTCGACATGGCCCGCGCCAGGGGCGGCGGTGACACCCCCGAGCGCACCCTGCGGTCGGCGGCCTGTCACTTCGAGGCGGGAGACACCGCTCGGGCGCGGGAGTTGTTGGAGCGCACCATCTCGGAGATGGGTCAGGGGGAACTGCGGGCCAGAGCCCTCCACCAGCTGGGCCTGGTGCGGCTGTGGGAGAACAGCTCCTCGGAAGCGGTGCCGCTGCTGGAGCGCGCCGTCGCCGAGCCGGGGGTCAGTCCCGACCGCCGGGTGCAGATGCTCGTGATGCTCGCGTTCATCGAGTTCAACGCCGGACATGGGGACCGGGCGATGCGGTGCGCGGAAGACGCTGTGGCACAAGCGTCGGCGCTCGGGCGGGCCGATCTGCTTAGCCAGGCCAGGCCCATGCGCGCGATGCTGCGCTTCCTGTTCGGCGACGGTCTCGACGAGGCGGAACTCGACGGTGTCTTCGACTTCGACGAACCCGACGACATGCCGCTGGCGGCGCGGCCGCGGACGCTGCACGCCCTGCTGATGCTGTGGACCGGCCACCTCGACGAAGCCGCCCGACAGTTCACCGCGATCGCCCGGCGCTGTGACGAACGGGGTGACGAGAGCGAACGCTCCTTCATCGATTTCCATCTCGGCCAGGTCGACCTGTGGCGCGCCGACCTCACCGCCGCGAAGCGGGTGGCCGACGACAGCGTCGAGCGGGCGCTGCAGTCGCACGGGGATCTGCCGCTGTTCATCGCGCTGATCGTGCAGACCATGGTGAGCGCGCACCTCGGCTGCGTGGAGGACGCCCGGCGTTTCGCCGCACAGGCGTTCACCGTGGGGCAGCGTTGCCACTCCAGCCGGCTGGGGGTGTGGGCGGTGGCGGCCCTCGGGTTCCTCGAGCTGTCACTCGGCGACCACCGTGCCGCGGTGGACGTGCTGGCGCCCGCGGTGCGGGAATGGTCGGCGGCGCGCGCGCCCACCGAACTGATCACGGCGCCGTTCCTGCCCGACGCCGCCGAAGCGCTGATCGGCGTCGGCCGCCTCGACGAGGCGCAGCGGCTGGTCGAGGCGATGGAGGCCGACGGGCACCGGCTGGACCGGCCGTGGATGCTCGCCGTCGGCGCGCGCTGTCGCGCGCTCCTGCTCGCCGCCCGCGGCGACCCGGCGGGCGCCCTGGCGGCCGGTGAGCGCGCGCTCGTCGAGCATCAGCGGCTGCCCATGCCCTTCGAACTGGCCCGGACCCAGCTCGTGGTCGGCCGGCTACAGCACCGCAGACGCCAGTACGACGCCGCCACCGACACCGTCTCGGCCGCGCTCACCGCGTTCGAGCGGATCGGGGCCGACCTGTGGGCCCGGCAGGCCCGCGCCGAGCTCGACGCGCTGACGGGCAGGCAGACCGCCGCCGGCCTCGCCGAATCCGAACGCCGATTCGCCGAGCTGGCCGCCCAGGGCATGACCAATCGCGAGATCGCCGCGGCGCTGTTCGTGAGCGAGAAGACGGTGGAGGCCAACCTGTCTCGCGTCTACCGCAAGCTGGGCATCCGGTCGCGCGCCGAACTCGCCCGGGTGCTCAGTCGTTGAGGTCGACCAGCACTGGGGCGTGGTCGCTGGCGCCCTTGCCTTTTCGTTCCTCGCGGACGATCTCGGCGTGGGTGACCCGGTCGGCGAACGCCGGTGAGCCGAGGATGAAGTCGATGCGCATACCGCGGCGCTTCTGGAACGCCAGCCGGGTGTAGTCCCAGTAGGTGTAGACACCGGGGCCGGGGGTGAACGGCCGCACCACGTCGGCGTACCCGGCGTCGACGATGGCGTTGAACGCGTCCCGCTCGGGCGGTGTGACGTGGGTGCTGTCCTGGTAGGCCTCCACGCTCCACACGTCGTCGTCGGTCGGGGCGATGTTCCAGTCACCGACCATCGCGATGGGAAGGGTCGGGTCGTCGGTCACCCATCGGTGCGCTGTCTCGCGCAGTGCGGCAAGCCATTCCAGTTTGTAGGCGTAGTGCGGTGAGCCGACGAAGCGGCCGTTGGGCACATACAGGCTCCACACCCGCACACCGGCACACGTCGCGCCGAGCGCACGCGCCTCCGCGGCCGCCTCCACGTCGGGTTTGTCACCCCAGGTCGGTTGGCCGTCGAATCCGACCGCCACATCCTCGATGCCGACCCGCGAGGCGATCGCCACGCCGTTCCACTGGTTGAAGCCGCAGTGCACGACGTCGTAGCCCAGCGCGGCGAACGGCATGGTGGGGAACTGCTCGTCGGAGCACTTCGTCTCCTGCATGGCCAGGACGTCCACGTCGGCCCGCTGCAGCCAGTCGGTGACCCGGTCCACCCGGGCGCGAATGGAGTTGACGTTCCAGGTGGCCAGCCGCATGCGCTACAGCTTAGAAGCGTCGACGTAGCGCTCCCGGTGCTGCGCGGTGAAGCCCATCGACTCGTACAGGGCGATCGCGCCGGCGTTGTCGGCCAGGACCTGCACGTACGCGTGGCTCGCCCCGTTTCGTGCACCCCAGTCCAGCAGCGCGGCGCACAGGGTGCGGGCGTGCCCGCGGCGGCGCCGGTCCTCGGCGACCCGCACCGCCGACAGCCCCACCCACAGCGTGCCGTCGTGGGCCGGGGTGACGGCGGCGCGGCCCACCGCGGCGTCGTCGATGCGGCCGAACGTCACCTGCCCGTCGATCACGGCGGTGAGCACGCCGACGGGCACGTCGCGCTCGTATACGGTCAGCCAGGCGGTGTCGGGCCGCGCGGTCAGCGTCACCTCCGGCGCCGTCTCGGCGGGCAGTGCGCGCACCATCACGATGCTCTCGAGATGGACGTCGGTTGCGGGCAACCGCACCAACCGGTCGGGAACGGCCAGCCACGGGGTGAGGCCGCGCCGGGCATACCACTCCCGGATCGCCGGCACCGTCGCCGCGCCGACGTGAAGATCCAGTGGGACAGCCGAATTGCCGCGATGGGTGTACCCGTCGGACGCGCGCAGCAGCCAGCCGTCGAGCCATTCGCGATGCAGGCCCGGCCACGCCAGCGCCGCGGCGTGCTCGACCGCGCGGATCTGGGAGGCCTTCACCGGAACGTCGGTGAGTGTCCGCACCGTGACGACGTCGGCCGGTGAAACCTCCACGACGTCACCGGCTTTCGTGCGCACGCGCACCACCGGCTCGCGGTCGAGCAGATGGCCGACCACGTCGTTGAGCGGCGGCACGCTGCCGGCGGGCCGCCGGTAGCGCAGACTGACCCGCGTCCCGGGCCGGGGCAGGTCGGACACGGACTCAGTGACCGAACGGATCGGGATCCCGGCCCGGCGTCCAGCTCAAGCCCGGCACACCCCAGCCGTTGTGCTTGACGGCGCGTTTCGCCGCCCGCGCGTGCCGGCCGATCAGCCGGTCGAGGTAGAGGAACCCGTCGAGGTGGCCGGTCTCGTGCTGCAGCATCCGCGCGAACAGGCCGGTGCCCTCGACGGTGATGGGCGTGCCGTCGGCGTCGAGGCCGGTGACCCTGGCCCAGTCGGCGCGCCCGGTGGGGAACTGCTCGCCGGGCACGGACAGGCAGCCCTCCTCGTCGTCGTCGGGATCGGGCATGGTCTCCGGGATGTCGGAGGTCTCGAGCACCGGGTTGACGACCACCCCGCGGCGGCGTCCGGTGCGTCCCCGCGAATCGGGGCAGTCGTAGACGAACACCCGCTGGGAGACGCCGATCTGGTTGGCGGCCAAGCCCACACCGTTGGCGGCGTCCATCGTCTCGTAGAGATCGCGGATGAGGTCGGCCAGTTCGGCGGGCAGGGAACCGTCCTCGCCCACGGGAACCGGTGTGGTTGCGGTGCGCAGGACGGGATCTCCCACGATGCGAATCGGAACGACGGCCACGGGAGCAGCTTAGGTGAGCGGCTCGAGTGAGCCGACTCGCCCGCAGCGGTGACGCCGCAACCCTGCCGGCCGTGATTGAATGAGCGCCGAACCACATGGATGTCATTTCGAGTGTCGGAGGGTCCGAGGAGCAATATGGACGGCGCCATGGCGCAGACTGAGCAATCCGGCGACGACTCTGATCTGCCTGCAGGACTGACCAGGCGCGAATTCGACATTCTGGCGTTCGAACGCCAGTGGTGGAAGTACGCCGGCAGCAAAGAGGACGCCATCAAAGAGCTGTTCTCGATGTCGGCGACGCGCTACTACCAGGTGCTCAACGCCCTCGTCGACCGCCCGGAGGCCCTCGCGGCGGATCCGATGCTGGTCAAACGCCTGCGCCGGCTGCGGGCCAGCAGGCAGAAGGCGCGCGCGGCGCGCCGCCTGGGCTTCGAGGTCACCTGATCCATCCCGCTGGATACAGTGGGGCGTGATGAACCAGCGAGAATCCTCCGGACTGCCTCTGCGCGCCATCGTGATGGTGCTGCTCTTCCTCGGCATCGTCTTCCTGTTGGTGGGGTTCCAGGCGCTGGGGTCGGGCGACGATTCGGCGTCCGAAGAGACCACCGTGGCCACCACGACGACGGCCACCCCCGCGCCGGAGCCCCCGCCGGAGGGCGAGGCGGCCCGGCCCGAGGTCCGTGTGTTCAACATCTCCTCGGTGGAGGGCGCCGCCGAAGGTGTGGCGACTCGACTGCGGGACGACGGCTGGGACGTCGCCGAGACCGGCAACCTGACCCTGGACGGCGTCACCGGGACGACGGTGTACTTCGGTGACGGTCCGGGCGAGCGGGAGGCCGCCGAGGACGTGGGCCGACTGCTCGAGGCGCCTGTCGAAGCGCGCACACCCGAGCTGGCCGAACAACCACCAGGCATCATCGTTGCGGTCACCGGTTAGGCTCTTGACCATGCTCAAGCCCGCCGCCGTAGCCGCCATGTTCGCCGTTCCCGCGCTCGCGCTGAGTGCCTGCACCCCCAATGAGCCGGCGTCGAGCGAACCCGGCACCACGCCGCCCGTGTGGACCGGTTCACCGTCGCCGACGGCGGCGCCCGGCGAGGGCGAAGGCGGCGGAGGCGGGTCCGAAGGGCACGGCGAGGGCGGCCAGAAGCTGACCGCCGAGCTGAAGAGCCCCGACGGCACCACCGTCGCGAACGCCGAGTTCGACTTCAGCGGCGGCTATGCCACCGTCACGGTGCAGACGGTCGCCTCCGGCCAGCTGGAGCCGGGGTTCCACGGCATGCACGTCCACCAGGTCGGCAAGTGTGAGCCGAATTCGGTGGCCCCCAACGGCGGTGCGCCGGGCAACTTCAACTCCGCGGGCGGGCACTTCCAGACCGAGGGCAACACCGGACACCCGGCCAGCGGAGACCTCACCTCGTTGCAGGTCCGCGAGGACGGTTCGGCGATGGTGGTGACCACCACCGACGCGTTCACCGCCGAAGACCTGACGTCGGGCGAGGGCACCGCGATCATCATCCACGAGCGGGCCGACAACTTCGCGAACATCCCGCCGGAGCGCTACAACCAGGTCAACGGCACCCCGGGCCCGGATCAGGCGACCATGGCCACCGGTGACGCCGGTGGGCGGGTGGCGTGCGGTGTTATCCGTCCCGCCCAGTAGTCGTATCGACTTCGCCGGGTCACCCCGGCCCACCGTCGGCGTGGAGTGGGAGTTCGCCCTCGTCGACGCCGACACCCGCGACCTGAGCAACGAGGCGGCCACCGTCATCGCCGAGATCGGCGAGAGCCCGCACGTGCACAAGGAACTGCTGCGCAACACCGTCGAGGTCGTCACCGGGATCTGCGAGAACTCCGGTGAGGCGATGGCCGATCTGCGCGGCACCCTGCAGACGGTGCGGCGGATCGTGCGCGACCGCGGGATGGAGCTGTTCTGCGCGGGCACCCACCCGTTCGCGAAATGGTCGGCGCAACAACTGACCGATGCGCCGCGCTACGCCGAGCTCATCAAGCGCACGCAGTGGTGGGGCAGGCAGATGCTGATCTGGGGTGTGCACGTCCACGTCGGGATCTCGTCGGCGCACAAGGTCATGCCGATCATCTCGTCGCTGCTCAACCAGTACCCGCACCTGCTGGCGCTGTCGGCGTCGTCGCCGTACTGGGACGGTGCCGACACCGGATACGCGAGCAACCGGGCGATGATGTTCCAGCAGCTGCCGACCGCCGGTCTGCCGTTCCAGTTCCAGTCGTGGCCGGAGTTCGAGCGGTTCGTCCACGACCAGAAGAAGACCGGGATCATCGACCACATGAACGAGATCCGGTGGGACATCCGGCCGTCGCCCCATCTGGGGACGGTGGAGGTGCGGGTGTTCGACGGGGTGTCCAACCTGGCCGAGCTCGGTTCGTTGGTCGCGCTCACCCACTGTCTGGTGGTCGACCTCGACCGCAGGCTCGACGCGGGGGAGCAGCTGCCGGTGATGCCGCCGTGGCACGTCCAGGAGAACAAGTGGCGCGCTGCCCGGTACGGCCTGGACGCCGAGATCATCCTCGACGCCGACAGCAACGAGCGGTTGGTCACCGAGGATCTCGACGATCTGCTCACCAGGCTCGAACCGGTCGCACGGTCGCTGGACTGCGCCGACGAACTCGCCGGGGTCGCCGACATCTACCGCAACGGCGCGGGCTACCAGCGGCAGCGCCGCGTCGCCGAAGAACACGACGGCGATCTCCGTGCGGTCGTTGACGCCCTGGTCGCCGAACTGGAGCTATAGGCTGGGCTGATGACGGTGCGGCGGTGGGTGCTGGTGGCCTGTGCGGCCGCCGCGGTCACCGCCGCCGGCTGCAGCAACGTCACCACGGGTACGCCGATGGCCGAACCCGACCAGACCGGTCTGTCGACCACCGCCACCAGTCCCTCCCCGACGACCAGGGCGCGGGTGCCCGACCCGACGTCGTCGGCGCCGCGACCACCCGGCGCGCCGCCGGCCGGGCTGGCCGACACCACGTGCGGTGAGTACGTCGACATGGATCAGGCGACGCAGCGTCAGGTGATCGAAGCGGTCGGCGAACAGAACGAACTCGTCGCGCTCAACCCGGAACTGTGGATCACGATGGCCAGTGCGATGTGTACGTTCGCCGACCCGGCCACGCTGGTCAAGGACGCCGTCGTGGGCGGCGGCTTCAACTGAATCTGATCGCGAGATCGTAAGTGGCGGCGAAAGATTCGGCCGCCACACCGTCCAGCAGTTCACCGCTGTCGGCCACCAGCCGGCAGACCACGGCCACGGGCGGGTACCCGGCGGCCGCGACCAGGTCGCAGGCGAGCTCCCAGACCCGTCGGCGTTCGGCGTAGCCGCCGTCGGCGCAGCGGATCGGCAGCACGTGGCCCGGCCGGATCAGGTCGGCGGCGACGGTCGCCGGATCGGCGAGTACGCGCACGGTGTGGGCGCGGTCCCGTGCGGAGATGCCGGTGCCGATACCCGCGGCGGCGTCCACCGCGACGGTGAACCCCGTGCCGCTGTCCTCGGCGCCGAGGACCGGTTGGTCCGGGATGCGCAGCGCGTCGAGCAGGGCGCCCGGCATGGCGGCGTGGATCAGACCGCTGCTGTGGCGGATCGCGAAGTGCAGCTGCGCGGTCGTCGCGGTCGCGGCGGGGAAAGCCAGAACGGCGCCCGCCTCGTCGAGCAGCAGAGCGGGGCAGGACACCGCGGCGGGTGCGAATGCGGCGGTCATCGGATCTCCCGAGGGTCGGGCGGAGCGCTGTGTCATCGATGTAACGATCGTGAGAATAGCGTATTGCAGTCATCAAAGCGCTTCAAAGTTCGCAATACGGTCTTGACGAGACCGTGAGCCGCGAATAGCGTAAGCGCGCCCCACCGGTATTGCCCAGCCCACTCAGGAGCCCGCAGTATGACCGCCACCG is a window from the Mycolicibacterium litorale genome containing:
- a CDS encoding LuxR family transcriptional regulator, which encodes MPLQLISRYAELSAVDALLDSVSTGTCVLVLEGEVGIGKSTVWRAGVERARTRGFRVLSAQPVASESAAAYSSLAELLAGVDTTVLDHLPAPQRLAIDRVLSPADDTGPGTDQRAVAAAMRSVVERLAQSGPVLVAIDDVQWLDPATALVMASVVRRSAGPIGFLVTVRAGEADRAELRWEPSRPERLHRAQVHPMSVGGLHAMITHRLGRSLTRPKMAWIHEVSAGNPFHALELARALDRDNGGATPLPGTVAELVWTRIAELPEFTRDALLAAASLATPTVDIVARAVGGDVDRTVAALEEAERHGIVEIDGYRLAFAHPLLARGVYTDAPADRRRAMHGRLAEIVENPESRARHRALAGEEDDENTIRALDEAAQSARIRGAPGVAAELLDMARARGGGDTPERTLRSAACHFEAGDTARARELLERTISEMGQGELRARALHQLGLVRLWENSSSEAVPLLERAVAEPGVSPDRRVQMLVMLAFIEFNAGHGDRAMRCAEDAVAQASALGRADLLSQARPMRAMLRFLFGDGLDEAELDGVFDFDEPDDMPLAARPRTLHALLMLWTGHLDEAARQFTAIARRCDERGDESERSFIDFHLGQVDLWRADLTAAKRVADDSVERALQSHGDLPLFIALIVQTMVSAHLGCVEDARRFAAQAFTVGQRCHSSRLGVWAVAALGFLELSLGDHRAAVDVLAPAVREWSAARAPTELITAPFLPDAAEALIGVGRLDEAQRLVEAMEADGHRLDRPWMLAVGARCRALLLAARGDPAGALAAGERALVEHQRLPMPFELARTQLVVGRLQHRRRQYDAATDTVSAALTAFERIGADLWARQARAELDALTGRQTAAGLAESERRFAELAAQGMTNREIAAALFVSEKTVEANLSRVYRKLGIRSRAELARVLSR
- a CDS encoding exodeoxyribonuclease III translates to MRLATWNVNSIRARVDRVTDWLQRADVDVLAMQETKCSDEQFPTMPFAALGYDVVHCGFNQWNGVAIASRVGIEDVAVGFDGQPTWGDKPDVEAAAEARALGATCAGVRVWSLYVPNGRFVGSPHYAYKLEWLAALRETAHRWVTDDPTLPIAMVGDWNIAPTDDDVWSVEAYQDSTHVTPPERDAFNAIVDAGYADVVRPFTPGPGVYTYWDYTRLAFQKRRGMRIDFILGSPAFADRVTHAEIVREERKGKGASDHAPVLVDLND
- a CDS encoding GNAT family N-acetyltransferase, whose translation is MSDLPRPGTRVSLRYRRPAGSVPPLNDVVGHLLDREPVVRVRTKAGDVVEVSPADVVTVRTLTDVPVKASQIRAVEHAAALAWPGLHREWLDGWLLRASDGYTHRGNSAVPLDLHVGAATVPAIREWYARRGLTPWLAVPDRLVRLPATDVHLESIVMVRALPAETAPEVTLTARPDTAWLTVYERDVPVGVLTAVIDGQVTFGRIDDAAVGRAAVTPAHDGTLWVGLSAVRVAEDRRRRGHARTLCAALLDWGARNGASHAYVQVLADNAGAIALYESMGFTAQHRERYVDASKL
- a CDS encoding peptide deformylase, with the protein product MAVVPIRIVGDPVLRTATTPVPVGEDGSLPAELADLIRDLYETMDAANGVGLAANQIGVSQRVFVYDCPDSRGRTGRRRGVVVNPVLETSDIPETMPDPDDDEEGCLSVPGEQFPTGRADWARVTGLDADGTPITVEGTGLFARMLQHETGHLDGFLYLDRLIGRHARAAKRAVKHNGWGVPGLSWTPGRDPDPFGH
- a CDS encoding DUF3263 domain-containing protein yields the protein MDGAMAQTEQSGDDSDLPAGLTRREFDILAFERQWWKYAGSKEDAIKELFSMSATRYYQVLNALVDRPEALAADPMLVKRLRRLRASRQKARAARRLGFEVT
- a CDS encoding LytR C-terminal domain-containing protein; translation: MNQRESSGLPLRAIVMVLLFLGIVFLLVGFQALGSGDDSASEETTVATTTTATPAPEPPPEGEAARPEVRVFNISSVEGAAEGVATRLRDDGWDVAETGNLTLDGVTGTTVYFGDGPGEREAAEDVGRLLEAPVEARTPELAEQPPGIIVAVTG
- the sodC gene encoding superoxide dismutase[Cu-Zn], whose amino-acid sequence is MLKPAAVAAMFAVPALALSACTPNEPASSEPGTTPPVWTGSPSPTAAPGEGEGGGGGSEGHGEGGQKLTAELKSPDGTTVANAEFDFSGGYATVTVQTVASGQLEPGFHGMHVHQVGKCEPNSVAPNGGAPGNFNSAGGHFQTEGNTGHPASGDLTSLQVREDGSAMVVTTTDAFTAEDLTSGEGTAIIIHERADNFANIPPERYNQVNGTPGPDQATMATGDAGGRVACGVIRPAQ
- a CDS encoding glutamate--cysteine ligase; this translates as MLSVPPSSRIDFAGSPRPTVGVEWEFALVDADTRDLSNEAATVIAEIGESPHVHKELLRNTVEVVTGICENSGEAMADLRGTLQTVRRIVRDRGMELFCAGTHPFAKWSAQQLTDAPRYAELIKRTQWWGRQMLIWGVHVHVGISSAHKVMPIISSLLNQYPHLLALSASSPYWDGADTGYASNRAMMFQQLPTAGLPFQFQSWPEFERFVHDQKKTGIIDHMNEIRWDIRPSPHLGTVEVRVFDGVSNLAELGSLVALTHCLVVDLDRRLDAGEQLPVMPPWHVQENKWRAARYGLDAEIILDADSNERLVTEDLDDLLTRLEPVARSLDCADELAGVADIYRNGAGYQRQRRVAEEHDGDLRAVVDALVAELEL
- a CDS encoding 3,4-dihydroxy-2-butanone-4-phosphate synthase, whose amino-acid sequence is MTAAFAPAAVSCPALLLDEAGAVLAFPAATATTAQLHFAIRHSSGLIHAAMPGALLDALRIPDQPVLGAEDSGTGFTVAVDAAAGIGTGISARDRAHTVRVLADPATVAADLIRPGHVLPIRCADGGYAERRRVWELACDLVAAAGYPPVAVVCRLVADSGELLDGVAAESFAATYDLAIRFS